From Apium graveolens cultivar Ventura chromosome 9, ASM990537v1, whole genome shotgun sequence, the proteins below share one genomic window:
- the LOC141684564 gene encoding uncharacterized protein LOC141684564 has translation MAYNYVIDCIPIYKAAIEGDWETAKHIFEEEKIDLNSYITYYWETTLQIAVGTNSSHHFVEQLVEWIMEVGGPELLRTNNWYGNNALHYAAKVGNTKAARLLVEKDPEITQIPNPSGHTALKLAPWYGRGETLCYLLEVTKDVVGESGTSPFQGKHGADLLTLTITAGFYDAALYLVKQYPDLVTEKNYISSQTGLQTLAAKPNAFRSGYMLGFWQRIIYSWIPVSRKKALESPIPGPSQVITSQNQNKANYNLNVPVWSVLRYLVPHIQQMYDDKVRHIQAEELVKQMCSIVINKVDHAIAWDVLGEALSTAVSYGIHELIEQCIYHYPGLVWYNVGGFYLFLAAIKQRQEKVYNLVYQMTGHKVYAATENIDGENALHFAGKLAPQHRLNTVTGAALQMQRELQWFKEVEKFVEPSYKEALNKENNTPRMVFTIEHKDLLKEAQQWMKDTSSSATVVAALLVTMAFAAIFTAPGGNKDDGKPLFLNESVFLLFAVSDAIALFSSSTSVLVFLSVLNSRFAEEDFLYALPKRLTIGLISLFISLASTMIAFSATLALVLRDKIAWIAAPVTLLAAFPVTLFLLLQYPLLVEMVRSTYGRGIFYKQNRLLLH, from the exons ATGGCTTACAATTACGTGATCGACTGTATTCCGATCTATAAAGCTGCGATTGAAGGTGACTGGGAAACAGCAAAGCATATATTTGAAGAGGAAAAGATAGACTTAAATTCGTATATCACATACTACTGGGAGACCACTCTACAGATTGCGGTGGGAACAAATAGTTCTCACCACTTTGTAGAACAATTGGTGGAGTGGATTATGGAAGTAGGGGGTCCGGAGTTGCTCCGGACTAATAACTGGTATGGAAATAATGCACTTCATTATGCTGCCAAGGTCGGGAACACTAAAGCTGCAAGACTTTTGGTGGAGAAAGACCCCGAAATAACTCAGATTCCTAATCCAAGTGGGCATACTGCCTTGAAGTTGGCACCCTGGTATGGACGAGGAGAGACACTGTGTTATCTGCTTGAGGTGACAAAAGATGTTGTCGGAGAGAGTGGAACGAGTCCCTTCCAGGGAAAACATGGTGCTGATCTTCTCACGCTTACTATCACAGCTGGTTTTTATG ACGCTGCCCTGTATTTAGTGAAACAGTATCCAGACCTGGTGACGGAGAAAAACTATATAAGTTCACAGACTGGCTTACAAACACTAGCAGCAAAACCTAATGCCTTTCGAAGTGGATACATGCTTGGATTTTGGCAACGAATCATTTATTCTT GGATTCCCGTTAGCAGGAAGAAAGCACTGGAATCCCCTATTCCTGGACCATCACAGGTGATCACATCCCAAAACCAAAATAAAG caaacTATAATTTGAATGTTCCTGTCTGGAGCGTACTCCGATACTTAG TGCCACATATTCAGCAGATGTATGACGACAAAGTAAGGCATATACAAGCAGAAGAGCTTGTTAAACAGATGTGCTCGATAGTAATAAACAAGGTTGACCATGCCATAGCTTGGGATGTACTGGGAGAGGCACTATCGACAGCAGTCTCATATGGCATTCATGAGCTTATAGAGCAGTGCATCTATCACTATCCAGGCCTTGTCTGGTACAATGTAGGAGGATTTTACTTATTCTTGGCTGCGATTAAGCAACGTCAGGAGAAAGTGTACAACCTTGTATATCAAATGACAGGGCATAAGGTGTACGCAGCAACTGAGAACATTGATGGAGAAAATGCTTTGCATTTTGCTGGCAAGTTAGCTCCTCAGCATCGCCTCAATACGGTCACTGGTGCAGCTTTGCAAATGCAGCGTGAGCTTCAGTGGTTCAAG GAAGTGGAAAAGTTTGTAGAACCTTCTTACAAAGAAGCCTTGAACAAAGAAAATAATACGCCAAGAATGGTATTCACTATTGAACACAAGGATCTACTTAAAGAAGCACAACAATGGATGAAGGACACATCATCATCAGCCACTGTTGTAGCTGCTCTTTTAGTTACCATGGCATTTGCGGCCATTTTCACTGCACCGGGAGGAAACAAAGATGATGGTAAACCATTGTTCCTAAACGAATCAGTCTTTCTACTCTTCGCCGTATCAGATGCAATAGCATTATTTTCCTCCTCAACCTCTGTATTGGTGTTCTTATCTGTACTTAATTCGCGTTTCGCTGAAGAGGATTTTTTGTATGCTCTACCAAAGAGACTGACAATTGGACTAATCTCACTGTTCATATCACTAGCATCTACAATGATTGCATTCAGTGCAACACTTGCGCTTGTGCTACGTGATAAAATAGCGTGGATTGCTGCTCCGGTTACTTTACTAGCTGCATTTCCAGTGACATTGTTTTTGTTATTGCAGTATCCTCTGCTCGTGGAAATGGTTCGCTCCACATATGGAAGAGGCATCTTTTACAAGCAGAATCGTTTGTTGCTTCATTAG